Proteins encoded in a region of the Mycoplasma feriruminatoris genome:
- the udk gene encoding uridine kinase — protein MSKKVSIILIAGGSASGKTTIASKIANEILKDKSVEHISMDNYYKDFSSLTFEQRNQINFDHPNSIDIDLLIKDLKQLLKRQDIFVPTYDFTKHIRTDKEKLVKASDVIIVDGIFSLHFEKLRELGDIKIFVKTPDDLRFIRRLVRDIKERNRTIESVIDQYLTDVKPMHDLFIEQTIDYADIVIPFKKGNDVAIDIVASKIKDLLS, from the coding sequence ATGAGTAAAAAAGTTAGCATTATTTTAATAGCTGGTGGTAGTGCTAGTGGTAAAACAACTATTGCTAGTAAAATAGCTAATGAGATTTTAAAAGATAAATCTGTAGAACATATTTCAATGGATAATTATTATAAAGATTTTAGTAGCTTAACTTTTGAACAAAGAAATCAAATTAATTTTGATCATCCTAATTCAATTGATATCGATCTTTTAATTAAAGATTTAAAACAACTTTTAAAAAGACAAGATATTTTTGTTCCAACTTATGATTTTACAAAACATATTAGAACAGATAAAGAAAAACTAGTTAAAGCTAGTGATGTAATCATAGTTGATGGAATCTTTTCATTGCATTTTGAAAAATTGCGTGAACTTGGAGATATTAAAATATTTGTTAAAACTCCTGATGATTTAAGATTCATTAGAAGACTAGTTAGAGATATAAAAGAACGTAATAGAACAATTGAAAGTGTTATTGATCAATATTTAACTGATGTTAAACCAATGCATGATCTTTTTATAGAACAAACTATAGATTATGCAGATATTGTAATACCTTTTAAAAAAGGAAATGATGTAGCTATTGATATAGTTGCTTCAAAAATAAAAGATTTATTAAGTTAA
- a CDS encoding M20 family metallopeptidase, translating to MKIDEKELISKYFDQALNETMKVVSIPSYLTEPSSDAPYGKGCKEVLDYVIDLANNLGFQTYKDVNNKYGFVDYGTGEKLFVILAHLDVVPPGSIEQWVTDPFVPIIKDNKLIGRGTFDDKGPAIMNLFALKYLKDHNFVSSKYKIRLIFGLTEETTWDSIQTYIKDHGVGDLGYTPDGEFPVVYAEKWITNLDIISNEPTDIQISGGAAYNVVCDTVWYKGPKIKQIQEYLNKNNITTKIEDDKLIVQGKAGHGSLPWYGVNAATWLAKSMYENDVHHKITDYLATNVHLDFNLKNVFGDISDETGELTQNVGIIEIKNKFAKIGLNFRIPVFTNPTQIFIPTLTKYLEKNNLSLEVKKIDNSLYVPQDSDLIKKIMRVYQEVTQDYKAKPIAIGGGTYAKAMPNVVAFGAEFDIENSTMHAYNEYVKIDDLKKMLEIYTKAIVLLTE from the coding sequence ATGAAAATTGATGAAAAAGAATTAATATCTAAGTATTTTGATCAAGCTTTAAATGAAACAATGAAAGTTGTTTCTATTCCTTCTTATCTAACTGAACCAAGTAGTGATGCTCCTTATGGAAAAGGTTGTAAAGAAGTATTAGATTATGTAATTGATCTAGCTAATAATTTAGGTTTTCAAACATATAAAGATGTTAATAATAAATATGGGTTTGTTGATTATGGAACTGGTGAAAAATTATTTGTAATTTTAGCTCATTTAGATGTAGTTCCACCAGGAAGTATTGAACAATGAGTAACTGATCCTTTTGTTCCAATCATTAAAGATAATAAATTAATTGGAAGAGGAACTTTTGATGATAAAGGTCCTGCAATAATGAATTTATTTGCTTTAAAATATTTAAAAGATCATAATTTTGTTTCTTCAAAATATAAAATCAGACTAATTTTTGGACTAACTGAAGAAACTACATGAGATTCAATTCAAACTTATATTAAAGATCATGGAGTTGGTGATTTAGGATATACTCCAGATGGTGAATTTCCTGTAGTTTATGCTGAAAAATGAATTACAAATTTAGACATTATTTCAAATGAACCAACTGATATTCAAATTAGTGGTGGAGCTGCTTATAATGTTGTTTGTGATACAGTTTGATATAAAGGACCAAAAATTAAACAAATACAAGAGTATTTAAATAAAAATAATATAACTACAAAAATAGAAGATGATAAATTAATAGTTCAAGGAAAAGCAGGTCATGGAAGTTTACCATGATATGGAGTAAATGCTGCAACTTGATTAGCTAAAAGTATGTATGAAAATGATGTTCATCATAAAATTACAGATTATTTAGCAACAAATGTGCATTTAGACTTTAATTTAAAAAATGTATTTGGTGATATTTCAGATGAAACTGGTGAACTAACTCAAAATGTAGGAATTATTGAAATTAAAAATAAATTTGCAAAAATTGGATTAAACTTTAGAATTCCAGTATTTACTAATCCAACTCAAATTTTTATTCCAACATTAACTAAATATCTAGAAAAAAATAACTTATCTTTAGAAGTTAAAAAAATTGATAATAGTTTATATGTTCCTCAAGATTCAGATTTAATTAAAAAAATTATGAGAGTTTATCAAGAAGTAACTCAAGACTATAAAGCAAAACCAATTGCTATTGGTGGGGGAACTTATGCTAAAGCAATGCCTAATGTTGTTGCTTTTGGTGCTGAGTTTGATATTGAAAACTCAACTATGCATGCATATAATGAATATGTTAAAATTGATGATTTAAAAAAGATGCTAGAAATTTATACTAAAGCCATTGTTCTACTAACTGAATAA
- a CDS encoding dihydrolipoyl dehydrogenase: MKKFDIVVIGAGPGGYSLANILSLNNKKVALIEKQDVGGTCINKGCVPTKTLIKSAKVLELIKNAEKFGISVDNISFDFLKMQQRRLENKEFFNTSISNQINLNGITFYKGFGEVLTTNSIKVNDEIINFDKLVLATGTRPKIINFEGLEESQKNGYLLDSDQALVLNDVPSSLTIIGDGPISLEFAYLYNTLGSKVTILTNVEFLSRFDIDIQKSVKEYFKQKDITVIDNVNIKKIDNNKVYYDETFIESKKILLAVGRTPNIEAFSNIDIKKDKNGFVLVDEHMKTNIDNIYAIGDVTGLTLLSSVAYKTGDIVASDILNTNKNEKFDKNLVTWAIYLNPEIAGIGLTEQQLKEQNIEFDSIIINSKALPRAHADNIVSDYSFIKFLISKQTQEILGCFMMIENANLLINHIGLFMQQKLNFATLQKTIYTHPTIGEAFYYASRIKGIKSN, from the coding sequence ATGAAAAAGTTTGACATAGTAGTAATAGGAGCAGGGCCTGGTGGTTATAGTCTTGCAAATATTTTAAGTTTAAATAATAAAAAAGTAGCTTTAATTGAAAAACAAGATGTAGGTGGAACTTGTATAAATAAAGGATGTGTTCCAACTAAAACTTTAATTAAATCAGCTAAAGTTTTAGAACTAATTAAAAATGCAGAAAAATTTGGAATTAGTGTTGATAATATTTCATTTGATTTTTTAAAAATGCAACAAAGAAGACTAGAAAACAAAGAATTTTTCAATACTTCTATTAGTAATCAAATTAATTTAAATGGTATTACTTTTTATAAAGGATTTGGTGAAGTTTTAACTACTAATAGTATTAAAGTTAATGATGAAATTATTAATTTTGATAAATTAGTTTTAGCAACTGGAACAAGACCTAAAATTATAAACTTTGAAGGACTAGAAGAATCACAAAAAAATGGATATTTACTAGATTCAGATCAAGCTTTAGTTTTAAATGATGTTCCAAGTTCATTAACTATTATTGGAGATGGTCCAATTTCATTAGAATTTGCTTATTTATATAATACTTTAGGATCAAAAGTTACTATCTTAACTAATGTTGAGTTTTTATCAAGATTTGATATTGATATTCAAAAAAGTGTAAAAGAATATTTTAAACAAAAAGATATTACAGTTATTGATAATGTAAATATTAAAAAGATCGATAATAATAAAGTTTATTATGATGAAACTTTTATAGAAAGTAAAAAAATCCTACTAGCTGTAGGAAGAACTCCAAATATTGAAGCATTTTCAAATATTGATATTAAAAAAGATAAAAATGGATTTGTTCTAGTAGATGAACATATGAAAACAAATATTGATAATATTTATGCTATTGGTGATGTAACTGGATTAACTTTATTATCTTCAGTTGCCTATAAAACAGGAGATATTGTAGCAAGTGATATTTTAAATACTAATAAAAATGAAAAATTTGATAAAAACCTAGTTACTTGAGCAATTTATTTAAACCCAGAAATTGCTGGAATTGGTTTAACAGAACAACAATTAAAAGAACAAAATATTGAATTTGATTCAATTATCATTAATTCAAAAGCACTTCCAAGAGCTCATGCTGATAATATAGTTAGTGATTATTCATTTATTAAGTTTTTAATTTCAAAACAAACTCAAGAAATTTTAGGTTGTTTTATGATGATAGAAAATGCTAATTTATTAATTAATCATATTGGATTATTTATGCAACAAAAATTAAATTTTGCTACATTACAAAAAACAATTTACACTCATCCAACTATTGGTGAAGCTTTTTACTATGCTTCAAGAATAAAAGGAATTAAGTCAAACTAA
- the yqeH gene encoding ribosome biogenesis GTPase YqeH codes for MKSCLGCGSLLQTTNKLEQGYVNDTEHAYCLRCFKIKNYNQLVDSEINDEQFINKISTLVKENEDNHLVFYYVLDIFDLFGSRILEIENLIKDFQVILVVNKIDLLPKSIKLEKIRNYINNVFKTSSLNDPEIFLTSANKLNLVEPLLNKVIKNNKYQQYFIGASNVGKSSLINKMLEINKLIPSIVVSKYFNTTLDFIEIQLDKNTTIFDSAGVSRKNSIANLMNKRFQNYCYFKKEIHQFTYQLANNNSIFFSGVCWFDYLSFSNKKTNFHIYTNKEINLHRTNTKNVTRYWNNNRKSLIPYINNSENVQVYEFKFTNEHLNNWYDISISGLGWINFKVESEMMIRINIPSDTKKVLVSLNEQLI; via the coding sequence ATGAAATCATGTTTAGGTTGTGGAAGCTTATTACAAACAACAAATAAATTAGAACAAGGTTATGTAAATGATACTGAACATGCTTATTGTTTAAGATGTTTTAAAATTAAAAACTACAATCAATTAGTTGATAGTGAAATTAATGATGAACAATTCATTAATAAAATTTCAACTTTAGTTAAAGAAAATGAAGATAATCATTTAGTTTTTTATTATGTTTTAGATATATTTGATTTATTTGGTTCTAGAATATTAGAAATAGAAAATTTAATAAAAGATTTTCAAGTTATTTTAGTAGTAAATAAAATAGATTTACTACCTAAATCTATTAAATTAGAAAAAATTAGAAACTATATTAATAATGTTTTTAAAACTAGTAGTTTAAATGATCCTGAGATCTTTTTAACTAGTGCAAATAAATTAAATCTAGTTGAACCTTTATTAAATAAAGTAATTAAAAACAATAAATACCAACAATACTTTATTGGAGCAAGTAATGTTGGTAAATCTAGTTTAATTAATAAAATGTTAGAAATTAATAAACTAATTCCAAGTATAGTTGTTTCTAAATACTTTAATACCACTTTAGATTTTATAGAAATTCAATTAGATAAAAACACAACTATTTTTGATTCAGCTGGAGTTAGTAGAAAAAACAGTATTGCTAATTTAATGAATAAAAGATTTCAAAATTATTGCTATTTTAAAAAAGAAATCCATCAATTTACTTACCAATTAGCAAATAATAATTCTATTTTCTTTTCTGGAGTTTGTTGATTTGATTATTTAAGTTTTTCTAATAAAAAAACTAATTTTCATATTTATACAAATAAAGAAATTAATTTACATAGAACTAATACTAAAAATGTTACTAGATATTGAAATAATAATAGAAAAAGTTTAATTCCATATATTAATAATAGTGAAAATGTTCAAGTTTATGAATTTAAATTTACAAATGAACATTTAAATAATTGATATGATATTTCAATTTCAGGATTAGGATGAATTAATTTTAAAGTTGAGAGCGAAATGATGATAAGAATTAATATTCCATCAGATACTAAAAAAGTTTTAGTTAGTTTAAATGAACAACTAATATAA
- a CDS encoding Y-family DNA polymerase, with amino-acid sequence MFNKTIIHIDMDAFFASCMQLKHPELKNKPVVISNNFDKSIISTASYEARKYNIKAAMPLFKAKKLYPQIISIKPDMNFISNISHQIWEFIKNNYTNKIEIASIDEAYLDVSDLVTNIDVLQLAKNIQQDIYKQFNLTCSLGIGFNRFSAKMSTSLNKPNGITLTTTNNFKENIWPILINKMYGVGESAAKLLINNKIKTIKDLALLSDVEVYGLLNKKGLGLKSEALGLGSDYINYLSNEYKSISKETTLNTPIYQYDEIETIISSLSKFISYKLHKNQLLCKTVEIKIRYKIDDQIFDKQKHLASRHKQITLKNHTNDFEKIYNSALDCFYSLYEQNKGILLIGVGVCKLIHKNQNWVQLDINDEIKVDKNQIDNALKIENMIFNINKKFKKPVILKAKDLKKSS; translated from the coding sequence ATGTTTAATAAAACTATTATTCATATAGATATGGATGCATTTTTTGCAAGTTGTATGCAATTAAAACATCCTGAATTAAAAAACAAACCTGTAGTAATTTCTAATAATTTTGATAAATCAATTATTTCAACTGCTAGTTATGAAGCTAGAAAATATAATATTAAAGCTGCAATGCCTTTATTTAAAGCAAAAAAACTATATCCACAAATCATTAGTATTAAACCTGATATGAATTTTATTAGTAATATTTCTCATCAAATTTGAGAATTTATAAAAAATAATTATACTAATAAAATTGAAATTGCTTCAATTGATGAAGCCTATTTAGATGTAAGTGATTTAGTTACAAATATTGATGTTTTACAATTAGCAAAAAACATTCAACAAGATATTTATAAACAATTTAATTTAACTTGTTCTTTAGGAATTGGGTTTAATCGCTTTAGTGCTAAAATGTCAACTAGTTTAAATAAACCAAACGGAATTACTTTAACAACAACAAATAATTTCAAAGAAAATATTTGACCAATTTTGATTAATAAAATGTATGGAGTTGGTGAATCAGCTGCTAAACTTTTAATTAATAATAAAATCAAAACTATAAAAGACTTAGCTTTATTAAGTGATGTTGAAGTTTATGGATTATTAAACAAAAAAGGATTAGGTTTAAAAAGTGAGGCTTTAGGTTTAGGTAGTGATTATATAAATTATTTATCAAATGAATATAAAAGTATTTCAAAAGAAACTACTTTAAATACTCCTATTTATCAATATGATGAAATAGAAACTATAATTTCAAGTTTATCTAAATTTATTTCTTATAAATTACATAAAAATCAATTACTATGTAAAACAGTTGAAATTAAAATTAGATATAAAATTGATGACCAAATATTTGATAAACAAAAGCATCTAGCAAGTAGACATAAACAAATTACTTTAAAAAATCACACTAATGATTTTGAAAAAATCTATAATAGTGCTTTAGATTGTTTTTATAGTTTATATGAACAAAACAAAGGGATTTTATTAATTGGAGTTGGAGTTTGTAAATTAATTCATAAAAATCAAAACTGAGTACAACTAGATATTAATGATGAAATTAAAGTTGATAAAAATCAAATAGATAATGCTTTAAAAATAGAAAATATGATTTTTAATATTAATAAAAAATTTAAAAAACCAGTTATTTTAAAAGCTAAAGATTTAAAAAAATCTAGCTAA